Genomic window (Aquimarina sp. BL5):
AATCCAGATGATGACTTTGGCTCGGGTCCGTATCCTTTGGGAGTTGTTCCGGATATGTTAGATTTCTCACCAGAAGTACCTACTACTGAAGCTACTACGAATATTGGTTCGAGCTTTAATAATATGGGAATTCCAGGTACTAAAAGTTTTCACTTATTAGCTCCAGGATATGGAAATGCTGCCGGTTTAGGAGCTATGCCAGCTACAGCGAATCCATATTTTGTAAGAATTGCTTCTAGTGGTACTGCGACCGTATTAGAAGATGCAATGAATCAGAATCCTACTTTTTTCTCTTTATGGATAGGGAACAACGATGTTTTAGGATATGCTTTAACGGGCGGTGATGGCACAGACCCAATTACAGATACCGGCGTGTTTAGTCAGGCATATAATGCATTAATTGCTACGTTGACTTCAGTAGGAGCAAAAGGAGTAATAGCCAATATACCAGATGTAACATCAATTCCTCATTTTACAACGGTGCCATTTAATCCTTTAGATCCTACTAATTCTAGTTTTGGACCTCTAATCCCAACATTAAATGGTCAATTTGCCGTATTAAATGCAGCTTTTGCGTCTTTAGGATATCCTGAGAGATCTATAACTTTTGCTACTGATGCCGCAAGTGCTGTAGTGATTCAAGATGAGTCATTAGATAATATCACAGCAGACCTAGTTGCAGAACTTCAACAATTTGGAGTAGATGCTAATACTGCAGGAGTGTTTGGATTCTTGTATGGACAGGCAAGACAAGCTAATGAAAATGATTTATTAGTGTTGCCAAGTTCCTCTATTATTGGTCAGGTAAATGAAGCCGCTTTTGCTACATTAGTTGGATTAGGATTACCTCAGGCCACTGCTGGTCAATTAGCGGTTAATGGAGTTACGTACCCTTTAGAGGATAAATGGTTATTATTGCCAAGCGAGCAAGAGGAGATAGCTACCGCAACAACCGCATTTAACGCCGTAATTACCGCTGCAAAGGATCAGGCAGGATTAGCTCTGGTAGATGCAAATGCATTACTTGTTCAAGTTGCGTCCACTGGAATTACTTTTGATAATTTTTTGTTAGAAGATGATCTAGTATTTGGAGGAGCGTTTTCATTAGATGGGGTTCATCCTACGGCGAGAGGATACGCACTCCTTGCAAACGAAGCTTTAAAACAAATCAATGAAACCTATGGTGCTAATATTCCTATGGTAAAAGCAGCGGATTATCCAACTTTTTATTCCACTATGTTGCCATAATTAATGTATATAAGCATATAAAAACCGGAAATCAAACTTGATTTCCGGTTAAAGATATGGATAGCTATATTTCTATTAGTTCATTTTATTTTTTTACTATTTTATAGGTTTTTGTGTCGTTTTTGATAATGTAAAAACCCTTTGGTAAACTTTGAACAAAGTTATTTTCTTCTCCTCTGGTTGTAACAGTTTTTTGAGTAACTAATAGCCCAGAAATATTATATATAAAAACCTCAAAAGTTTTTTGATTTTCGATTTTCGAAGTAGAAATTAAAGAAAAAGGTGAGATATTGCTAGATCTTGAAGAAGAATAGTAAAAGCCTATTCGAAGAATATTATCCTCCTCATTACTCTCGTCAATATTTCCATTAATATCAATATCTAGATAAAAATAATACGGTGAACCATTGGATAAGTTTGGAGATGAACCAATTTTATCACCAATTTTCACTTTAAAAGCTTTTTCTTTGGTGTTATTTGCACTAATAGATCCTATATCAGCAGCTGTGTCTACACCATAAACAGGGGCACTGGGATTAGGATAAAACACAGAGGTACTTGTACTCATTAATAATTCTAAAGAAACTGGAGATGCAGTAGAAGAATTTGATTGGTCATTAATGACTTCTACTTTGAAATCGTACGTTTTTCCTTTTCTTAAAGTTGGAGCATTTTGGTTATCATTAGGAAAATCTAATAAGGTGGTTGTACCATCAATTATTCTAAATCTCTTAAAGGTAAGATTTGGTTTTTCTAACTGTGCAGGACATCCATTATTTGAAGCAGGACCAGCTTCATCAGGACAATCATCTTCCCAGTTTTGTATGCCATCTCCGTCATTATCTCGATTGTCTTGACTGTCACAGGTATCACCTTTTCCATCTCCATCTATATCTGCTTGGTTTTGATTTGTATTATTTGGGCAGTTATCACAGACGTTACCAATTGTATCTGTGTCGTCGTTTGCTTGATCTGTATTTGGAGTATAAGGGCAATTGTCTTGGTCATCTTCGACACCATCGTTATCATTATCGTAATCACACTCATCTCCAATGCCATCATTATCTCTATCATTTTGATTTTCATTAGGATTGTCGGGGCAATTATCACATACATTTCCTAAGCCATCATTGTCATTATCACTTTGGTCGTTGTTTGAAAGAGTTACGCAGTTATCTTCTAAATCTGGTACGTCATCACCATCAGAATCTATTCCTTGATAAACACGTATAGAAGATATTGGTTGAGTAAAACATCTTTTTGTATAAAATGCACCGGAAACATTAGATGAAAAGGTTGAAACCCGTACTACATAATTTTTGCTACTAGTGTGGTTTGGAAATAGTTCTTTAATATCAATAAGATCAGACCTGTAGAAATATTTAAATTCATTTATCCATATAAAAGGCCCTGGGATAACTATGTTATTGTAATAGTCAGATACATTAATTGTATTTGTGAAAAAATTAATTGGTACTGGCTCGATCTCATTGCCATTATCATCCAATTGTATTATTGTCATTACGTAAGAAGCAGGATTGTATATGTCAGGTGTATTAGGTACCGGAGAAGTTGTTACTACATCAAACTCAAAATTAAATTTCTCATAAGTATTGGGTGTTTGAAATTCAGCATTAGCAATGATCTGAGAAATTGTTAAAGGACACTCTTGACTTATCATAAATATAGGTACAAGAAAAATTAAAAAAAATAGATTTTTCATAATAAAATGGTTTTAAAAGATTGATTTATGTTAAAGAGCACAAAACCGATTGCACTCATAGTTTAATATCTTGGAGATGCTATTTGTTACGTAGAAAACCTGTTAATTATCTGTTAATCAATTGAAATGGTTGAGTGAAAAATGCCAGAAAACTACTTCGAGGCATTTATAAAACTGTAAAGAATTAATCTATTGAACTCATTTAGACTTTTTTTTAAAAACTTTTTTGATACAATCATAATGAATGCGAGATGGTTTATTGATTTATTAAAAAGAAGTGCAATTTTGAGATTTCAAAATCAAATAAAAGCTTCCTAAGATCAGTACTTTTTGTACCTGAAATAAGCTTTAGATTTTTGCATAAAAAAAACAAAATAAAAGACAGTATTTTTTTCATTTTAAAAGCCTATATTTGCAGCCTGAAAAAAGGTCGTATTCGGTACATTCGAAAAAAGGGTCTTTTAAATAGTTAAATACTAAACATTAAATAGTTATATAATGTCTCAAGTTACGGGTAAAGTATCACAAATTGTAGGTCCGGTTATAGACGTAGCATTCGCTGCCGGTACTGAATTACCAAAAATTTACGATTCGTTAGAAATTAATAAAGCAGACGGTACCAAGTTGGTGTTAGAGATTCAGTCTCACATTGGTGAAGATACTGTACGTACGATCGCGATGGATTCCAGTGATGGATTAAGCAGAGGAGTAGAAGCTGTTGCAACAGGTTCTACAATACAGATGCCAATCGGAGGAGACGTATATGGACGCCTATTTAATGTAATTGGTGATGCAATCGATGGTCTTGGAGATCTGCCTAAAGCAGGAGATAATGGTCTTTCAATTCACCGTCAAGCACCTAAATTTGAAGATTTATCGACTTCTACCGAAGTTTTATTTACAGGTATTAAAGTAATTGACCTTATCGAGCCTTATGCAAAAGGTGGTAAGATTGGTTTATTTGGTGGTGCTGGAGTAGGTAAAACGGTATTGATCCAGGAGTTGATTAACAATATTGCAAAAGGTCACGGTGGTCTTTCTGTATTCGCAGGAGTAGGAGAAAGAACGCGTGAAGGAAATGATTTACTTCGTGAGATGTTAGAGTCAGGCATTATCAAATATGGTGATGACTTTATGCATTCTATGGAAGAAGGAGGATGGGATCTTTCTAAGGTTGATAAAGAAGTAATGAAAGAATCTAAAGCTACTTTCGTATTCGGACAGATGAATGAGCCACCAGGAGCACGTGCTCGTGTTGCTTTATCAGGTCTTACGATTGCAGAATATTTCCGTGACGGAGCTGGAGATGGACAAGGAAAAGATGTACTTTTCTTCGTAGATAACATCTTCCGTTTTACACAAGCAGGTTCTGAGGTATCAGCACTTCTAGGACGTATGCCGTCAGCGGTAGGTTACCAACCAACATTGGCCACAGAGATGGGTGTGATGCAGGAGCGTATTACTTCTACTAAGAAAGGATCTATTACGTCTGTACAGGCAGTTTATGTACCTGCAGATGATTTAACGGATCCAGCACCAGCAACAACATTTGCTCACTTAGATGCAACAACAGTATTATCTCGTAAGATTGCTGAGCTAGGTATTTACCCAGCGGTAGATCCATTAGATTCTACATCAAGAATTCTTACAGCTGATATTTTAGGTGATGAGCACTATAATTGCGCACAAAGAGTAAAAGAGCTTTTACAGCGTTATAAAGAATTACAAGATATTATTGCTATTCTTGGTATGGAAGAATTATCTGAAGAAGATAAACTAGCGGTAGGGCGTGCACGTCGTGTACAGCGTTTCTTATCTCAGCCATTCCACGTAGCGGAACAGTTTACTGGTATCCCAGGATGTTTAGTAGATATTAAAGATACAATTAAGGCATTTACAATGATTATGGATGGTGAGTTAGATCACTTACCAGAAGCAGCGTTTAACCTTAAAGGAACAATCGAAGAAGCTATCGAAGCTGGTGAGAAAATGTTAGCTGAAGCATAAATTAGTATAGAGAAGTTAGCAATGAAGTAGTAAGAGTAATTTTTTTCTTATTTGCTTAACACTAATTACTCAATACTTAATACTTTAAAAATATGTATTTAGAAATAGTAACTCCAGAAGCAGTTTTATTTAGTGGTGAGGTAACTTCAGTTGCTGTGCCAGGTGTGAATGGAGAATTTCAGATGTTAGATAATCACGCACCAATCGTTTCTTTATTAGGAAAAGGAAATGTAAAAGTGTACGGAGATATGAATCTGGAAGAGGAAGTAGCGGAGAAGTTTTCTAAAGAAAATGGAGTTACACTTCTTTCTATCAATTCTGGAACTATCGAAATGAAAGATAATAAAGTAATTGTTTTAGCTGACTAAATGTATTTTTATTAGTTATTACAATTATAAAGATTGTTATATTTAATCCCTGTTATATACTAACAGGGATTTTTTTATGCTTTTTAATAAGTCTTTTCCATATTCTACTTCTCTTACAAATCACGTGAAGATTGCGGCCATTTTGAGTTTCGCGGTAGTTTTTATACTTAATTTTTTGCAACCTTTTGGAGCAAATAACTTTAATCACCCTTATAAGGACCTTTATTTTATAGGTTATGGAATTATTTCGTTTATAGTATATCTTTCTCTTTATTTTTTATCGAGATACTATTACTTGAATTTTAAAAGGTGGAGATGGAGTGAAGAATTTATATTTTGTTTTCTCTACATTTCGATTGCAATTACTATCTCGTTTTTTTATACTGAATTATCTATAAATAAAAGATCGAACTTTATCAATTTTGATTTTTTCATTAAGTGGTTTCGATTTATATTTCTCGGTTTTGGAATAATTTTATCCGTAGTCTCGTTCTTTTTGAGAAACTACTACGGAAAAACAATTGAGAGTATAGAAAAAGTTGATTTAAGTTATAATAGAAAAGTGTTGCTAAAGAGTTCTTTGAAAAAAGAATCTTTTTTAGTGGTATTAGCAAAAGTTATTTATGTTAAGTCAGAAGATAATTATGTAAACATTTATTACGAAGAAGGACAAGAGATAAAGAAGAAAGTAATGCGTAACACACTTTCGTCGGTACTTGATCAATTAGAAAATATGATTAGAGTGCATAGATCATATATTATTAATCCTCGCTATATTTCTTCGCTAGAAGGTAATGCACAAAATGGTAAAGTGCGTCTGGATAATATAGAAGAAGTCATTCCTGTGTCTAAAACTTATTTTGATGAGGTAAAATCTCATACGAATTGACCCCAGAAAAGTAAAATTTCACCACAAAAAATATTTCTCTACCACAGAAAGTATGTAATCATCACATTCTTTTTTTTGTGTATATCAAAGCCTGTTTATTTGAACCATTAAACAGTTAGAAATATTAGAAATGAAGACATTTATTAAAGCAGGAAAGATAATTATCGCAGCAACAATTCTCTTAATAATTGGGAGTATACTATACATCAGATTTTCTAGATATACAGATGCAATGATTTATCATACCAACGGATTAGAATATGAAATTTTTGAAACCTCTATGAATCATTCAGAGTACTATTTTGAAATTGATCAGAATACTCAATTACATGGAGTTCTTTTTAAACCGAAGACTCAAGATCCAATAGCTACTATTATTCATTATTCTGGTAAGGGTATGCATTTAATGGCATCCCAAAAGTATTATGAGATTTTAACGAAAAAAGGATTTCAAGTATTTAGTTTCGAACGTAGAGATTTTGGAAGATCTACAGGAGTAGCTAGTAATTCATTAATGCTAAAAGAAGATGCTTTATATGTATTTGATAAAATAGTTGCCGATGAGAATATGACAGAAAAGCCAATAGTGATTTGGGGGCAATCATTGGGAGGATCATTTGCTATAATGAATGCGGCAGAGCGCAGTGATAAAATAGCTGGAGTGATTATAGAGGGCACATTTAATTCGTTTCCTGATATAGGAAAGGTGTATGCAAAAGCAATAAATTTAGAAAACTTTAAATGGATGATACCATTATTAATGAATAATGATTTTCCTGCCGAAAAAGAAATAAAAAAGATAAGTAAGCCAATAGTTATTATCCATAGTGATGCAGATGAACAGGTTCCTTATGAACTAGGGAAGAAACTTTATGAAGCTTCAGATAAAGCGAACACAGAGTTTTGGAAAATACAAGGAAAACATATTAGAGGAATATTCGATTATGAAGAAGAATATGTTCAAAAGTTTATAGATATAATAGATTAATTAATTTTTCATTGTTAAGTAATTTTTAAAGAATGATAACATTCATAACTTTTGATCAATGTTAGTTTCATAAAGTCTTAAAGTTGAGCTAAACCAAGCTAAGAAAAGCAATATTAATTTTAGTGTTTAACTAACTTAAAAATTACCAAAACATGAAAAAAATTCTTGTATTTTTAGTTCTAACTACAATTTTTTGTGGATGTGAATCAAATGAGGATGTTTACCTTTTTGATGAGAAATTAACAGAAAGTAAAAGTTCTAGTTTCTATTTGGATTTAGCTTATCAGCATGCTCCGGTGCATTATCAAGATGTAGATCGCACAGGTTCTCATGGTTTAAGTGGAAAAGCAGATTATATAACTCGTTATGATTTCGATGGTGACCTTAATGCTAAAAATAATTGGGATAATATAGCTAATTCTTCCAGAAAAGGAAACGCTGTGGGATATTATTCTGTGGTAGAAACAAGTACACATTACTTTATTACATATGCTTTTTTTCATCCAAGAGATTGGACGGATATATGGTTTTTATACAGGCTTGATGAGCATGAAAATGATCTTGAAGGTGTATTAACCATAGTTAAAAAAGATAATTCTACTTATGGTAAGGCAATAGGAATAGTAACTGTATTTCATTCTGACTTTTATTCTTATAAAGCATCCAATTCTGGTTTGACTAATGGAAATGAAGATATAGACGGTACTTTAACTACACAAAATCATAACGGAGTTAATCGATTTAAAACATCCGCCGAGGCAAAAGGACATGGTATCAAAGCACACGCAAAACAACAACCAGGAGGAAGTGATTATGTAGTATATTTTCCAAGTAAAACTACTAGCGAATACCCATCCGATATTTATGATAGAAACGTAAAATATAAATTAGTAAATATATTCGAAAATGGAGGTATGTGGGATCAACGTTTTAATACTGATCTTTTTAGTAATGCTAAATCATTTCAGAAATCCTATGGTAATGGAAGTGCCAATGCTCCTTGGAATTGGGATGATAAAAATGATGGAGGCAACCAAGGTTTATTGGCAGGAGGTATTGCATATTATCCGGCACATCTAGTAGATGAATATTTTGATGGATTAGGAGGTTTTAGTAAAACTTATATCTACAATCCATACCTAGGCATAGAATAATCAAGAATAGTGTTGAATGTATGTAAAGGAGCTAAAGCATAGATGTTTTTAGCTCCTTTTTCATATGGCAAATTGATATCAAACTAGATAATAATAAGGATTTTATATAAAATTATGTTAAACGATTATTTATAGGTAAAACGTTTTATACATTTCGAGGATAGACATAGCTCAACGTAATGATTAAGAATATAGTTACTCTAATTTTTTTCAGTTTTACAACATTAGTTTTTGCTCAGAAACGATCTTTAAGTCATGAAGATTATGATCTCTGGAAAAGTATTACGGATACTAAAATATCCAATAAAGGAAAATTGATCGTTTCTGTGATTACAACTTCTACAAAAAGAGGAGATGTATACATAGAAATTTACAATACAGAAAATAACAAAAAATTCACTTTTTTTAACGGGTATAATTCTTCAATCACACAAGACGAAAATTTTGTGATTTTCCAACGGAAACCAAAATATGAGGTCATTCGAAAAGAGAAAAAGAAAAAGGTAAAAAAAGAAAAACAGTCAAAAGATGATTTGTTTATCTATGATGTAAATAATAATAAAATATATGATTCTATTGTAAGAGCAAGTTTTTACAAGATTCCAGAAGAGTCTAATGATTGGTTAGTTATAGAAAAATTTAAGAATAAGAAACCGGAAAAAAAGAAAGAAGATTCTCTGAAAACTAATGAAAAAGATACTGTCAAATCTAAGTTAGGAAAGGCGTTTAAGCAGAATTATGCATTAGTATATAACCTAAAGACTAAAGAAAAAGATACTATTTTTCAAATCAAGGATTTTGTTCTTTCAAAGGAAGGCAGGAAATTCTATTATACAAAGAAAAACCAAAAGAAGAAAGAAAAAGATCTAGGAGTCTTCGAATATGATATCGTTTCTAGATCTAAGATAGTAATAGATACTACTAATTATATTTATGATAAATTATCAGTTGATAGAACGGGGAAGCAATTTTCCTATATCGCCGCAAAGGACTCTACTCACATAGATTCATTAAGGTATCAGTTATTTTATTATAAAGATAAAAAGCTACTAAATTTAGTAGATACTATAGGAAAAAATCTTAGAAAAAATTGGGAGTTAGGTGCTGGTCAGACCGCATTTTTTTCGGAAAGCGGTAATAGACTTTATTTTTATTCAAAGCCAAAAGTTGAGTATCAAAAAGACACTACACTTTTAGAAGACGAAGTTCCACAAGTAGATGTTTGGAATTGGAAAGACAAAATGATACAGCCTGAGCAAAATGCAAGGTTCGAAGAATTAAAAAATAGCGCATTTATTTCTTATTATAATACCGAAAAAAAAATCCATAGTTCATATACAGGATGAAACATTTGAAGATATTATTTTAGATAAGAACAGAGAACAAAGATTTATATTAGGAGCTACAGGCGCTCCTTATGATGTCAAACGTTCCTGGGCTATGCCTTGGACCAAAGATTTCTACGTAATAGATACATATACTGGTCAAAAACGTTTGGCACTCAGGGAAACAGCTTTACAACCCTATTTGTCGCCTGATGGGAAGTATGCTTTGTATTATAATATATTTAAAAAATATTGGTTTTCATTAGAATTGTCGACGTTGAGAA
Coding sequences:
- a CDS encoding G-D-S-L family lipolytic protein, which translates into the protein MQNILRNMNVQYKWLLIVLVFGLIACESDDDSTTEDVVITAGTADFSTFVSLGNSLTAGFTDNALFIAGQENSMPNILAQQFALVGGGNFTQPLMSDNTGGFLFGGMPMANGSFGPRLYFYSDVNPDDDFGSGPYPLGVVPDMLDFSPEVPTTEATTNIGSSFNNMGIPGTKSFHLLAPGYGNAAGLGAMPATANPYFVRIASSGTATVLEDAMNQNPTFFSLWIGNNDVLGYALTGGDGTDPITDTGVFSQAYNALIATLTSVGAKGVIANIPDVTSIPHFTTVPFNPLDPTNSSFGPLIPTLNGQFAVLNAAFASLGYPERSITFATDAASAVVIQDESLDNITADLVAELQQFGVDANTAGVFGFLYGQARQANENDLLVLPSSSIIGQVNEAAFATLVGLGLPQATAGQLAVNGVTYPLEDKWLLLPSEQEEIATATTAFNAVITAAKDQAGLALVDANALLVQVASTGITFDNFLLEDDLVFGGAFSLDGVHPTARGYALLANEALKQINETYGANIPMVKAADYPTFYSTMLP
- a CDS encoding thrombospondin type 3 repeat-containing protein, with product MKNLFFLIFLVPIFMISQECPLTISQIIANAEFQTPNTYEKFNFEFDVVTTSPVPNTPDIYNPASYVMTIIQLDDNGNEIEPVPINFFTNTINVSDYYNNIVIPGPFIWINEFKYFYRSDLIDIKELFPNHTSSKNYVVRVSTFSSNVSGAFYTKRCFTQPISSIRVYQGIDSDGDDVPDLEDNCVTLSNNDQSDNDNDGLGNVCDNCPDNPNENQNDRDNDGIGDECDYDNDNDGVEDDQDNCPYTPNTDQANDDTDTIGNVCDNCPNNTNQNQADIDGDGKGDTCDSQDNRDNDGDGIQNWEDDCPDEAGPASNNGCPAQLEKPNLTFKRFRIIDGTTTLLDFPNDNQNAPTLRKGKTYDFKVEVINDQSNSSTASPVSLELLMSTSTSVFYPNPSAPVYGVDTAADIGSISANNTKEKAFKVKIGDKIGSSPNLSNGSPYYFYLDIDINGNIDESNEEDNILRIGFYYSSSRSSNISPFSLISTSKIENQKTFEVFIYNISGLLVTQKTVTTRGEENNFVQSLPKGFYIIKNDTKTYKIVKK
- the atpD gene encoding F0F1 ATP synthase subunit beta, yielding MSQVTGKVSQIVGPVIDVAFAAGTELPKIYDSLEINKADGTKLVLEIQSHIGEDTVRTIAMDSSDGLSRGVEAVATGSTIQMPIGGDVYGRLFNVIGDAIDGLGDLPKAGDNGLSIHRQAPKFEDLSTSTEVLFTGIKVIDLIEPYAKGGKIGLFGGAGVGKTVLIQELINNIAKGHGGLSVFAGVGERTREGNDLLREMLESGIIKYGDDFMHSMEEGGWDLSKVDKEVMKESKATFVFGQMNEPPGARARVALSGLTIAEYFRDGAGDGQGKDVLFFVDNIFRFTQAGSEVSALLGRMPSAVGYQPTLATEMGVMQERITSTKKGSITSVQAVYVPADDLTDPAPATTFAHLDATTVLSRKIAELGIYPAVDPLDSTSRILTADILGDEHYNCAQRVKELLQRYKELQDIIAILGMEELSEEDKLAVGRARRVQRFLSQPFHVAEQFTGIPGCLVDIKDTIKAFTMIMDGELDHLPEAAFNLKGTIEEAIEAGEKMLAEA
- a CDS encoding F0F1 ATP synthase subunit epsilon, whose product is MYLEIVTPEAVLFSGEVTSVAVPGVNGEFQMLDNHAPIVSLLGKGNVKVYGDMNLEEEVAEKFSKENGVTLLSINSGTIEMKDNKVIVLAD
- a CDS encoding LytTR family DNA-binding domain-containing protein, with amino-acid sequence MRNYYGKTIESIEKVDLSYNRKVLLKSSLKKESFLVVLAKVIYVKSEDNYVNIYYEEGQEIKKKVMRNTLSSVLDQLENMIRVHRSYIINPRYISSLEGNAQNGKVRLDNIEEVIPVSKTYFDEVKSHTN
- a CDS encoding alpha/beta hydrolase; the encoded protein is MKTFIKAGKIIIAATILLIIGSILYIRFSRYTDAMIYHTNGLEYEIFETSMNHSEYYFEIDQNTQLHGVLFKPKTQDPIATIIHYSGKGMHLMASQKYYEILTKKGFQVFSFERRDFGRSTGVASNSLMLKEDALYVFDKIVADENMTEKPIVIWGQSLGGSFAIMNAAERSDKIAGVIIEGTFNSFPDIGKVYAKAINLENFKWMIPLLMNNDFPAEKEIKKISKPIVIIHSDADEQVPYELGKKLYEASDKANTEFWKIQGKHIRGIFDYEEEYVQKFIDIID